A single genomic interval of Spinacia oleracea cultivar Varoflay chromosome 6, BTI_SOV_V1, whole genome shotgun sequence harbors:
- the LOC130463185 gene encoding uncharacterized protein, translating to MELKEERMNRPQSSLNAFISEANRVDSAKIVCAVLGAGFAGLSVAWHLLFHSPKELKVKVDIFDDVGIAGGASGVAGGLVHPYSPKVKLLWRGEECWTEFLNLLNVAEAAATAASSPHFPLNTTDFIVRRTGILRPAVSEKILDVMHQNAQNCLASCPIQAVDEVAARELIPNLSTPLNRAFFMPKAVNVNPHHYLKALFLASEHLAKRLSSTGFPGKEIALHKKVVTSLTEVGDEYDVVIVCLGARVDMLADLSGMLPLRTCRGIVAHLQLNDPLWLILLTSIERLGSEAILTTILPRVIL from the exons GTGCGCTGTGCTCGGTGCCGGCTTTGCTGGCTTGTCCGTGGCGTGGCATTTGCTATTC CACAGCCCCAAAGAATTGAAAGTAAAAGTTGACATTTTTGATGATGTTGGCATTGCTGGCGGCGCTTCTGGTGTTGCTGGAGGCCTCGTTCACCCCTATTCCCCTAAAG TGAAGCTTCTATGGAGGGGTGAAGAATGCTGGACTGAGTTTTTGAATCTTCTAAATGTTGCAGAAGCTGCTGCCACGGCAGCTTCTAGTCCTCACTTTCCACTCAACACTACTGATTTCATTGTTCGAAGAAC GGGCATATTGAGACCAGCTGTTAGTGAAAAGATTTTGGATGTCATGCATCAA AATGCTCAAAATTGTCTAGCAAGTTGTCCAATACAGGCCGTTGATGAAGTTGCTGCAAGAGAGCTTATACCAAATTTATCTACGCCTTTGAACAGAGCCTTCTTTATGCCTAAAGCTGTGAATGTTAATCCCCACCACTATCTTAAG GCACTTTTTCTTGCAAGTGAACATTTGGCCAAGAGGTTGTCATCAACAGGTTTCCCTGGCAAGGAAATAGCTTTGCACAAGAAAGTTGTCACTTCACTAACTGAAGTGGGAG ATGAATATGATGTTGTGATAGTTTGTCTTGGGGCTAGAGTTGACATGCTAGCTGACCTGTCTGGAATGCTTCCTTTAAGGACATGCAGAGGCATTGTTGCACACCTGCAGTTGAATGATCCCTTGTG GCTGATACTGTTAACATCTATTGAAAGGTTGGGATCAGAGGCTATACTGACTACGATTTTGCCGAGAGTGATTTTGTGA